Proteins encoded within one genomic window of Flavobacterium gilvum:
- a CDS encoding glycosyltransferase family 2 protein, producing MAISGLVITFNEEKMIGKCIDALFKVCDEVIIIDSLSKDRTVEIAKEKGGIVIEQPFLGDGPQRSHGLPYCKNDWILNLDADEFLDSDAEDFILKGNYLKGNYDAFSFRVKNFLDDKLIDFAGWYPDHKVRFFNKKTARPSDSRVHQTIVASNEKKVSVHILHYGWDSLQQIVAKKNQYAGWNAQQLFDQGYRVSVFKPFLNGTVAFIRCYFFKKGFLNGLDGLTISIIQSFFSYEKYYRLIKIQNGNRK from the coding sequence ATGGCAATAAGTGGTTTGGTAATTACTTTTAATGAAGAAAAAATGATTGGAAAGTGCATAGATGCGCTTTTTAAAGTTTGTGATGAAGTAATCATTATTGATTCTTTGAGTAAAGATAGAACGGTAGAAATAGCAAAAGAGAAAGGGGGAATTGTTATTGAACAACCTTTTCTAGGAGATGGTCCGCAGCGCTCTCATGGGTTGCCATATTGTAAAAACGATTGGATTCTTAACTTGGATGCCGATGAGTTTTTAGATTCTGATGCTGAAGATTTTATCCTAAAAGGAAACTATTTGAAAGGCAATTATGATGCTTTTAGTTTTAGGGTAAAAAACTTTTTGGATGACAAATTGATAGATTTCGCAGGTTGGTACCCTGACCATAAAGTTCGTTTTTTTAATAAAAAAACAGCTAGACCTTCAGATTCAAGAGTGCATCAGACTATTGTAGCAAGCAATGAAAAGAAAGTTTCTGTTCATATATTGCATTATGGTTGGGATTCGTTGCAGCAAATTGTTGCCAAAAAAAATCAATATGCAGGTTGGAATGCCCAACAGCTTTTTGATCAAGGGTACAGAGTGTCTGTTTTTAAGCCCTTTTTAAACGGAACAGTTGCATTTATACGATGTTATTTTTTTAAAAAAGGTTTTTTGAATGGGTTAGATGGTCTTACGATTTCGATTATTCAAAGCTTCTTTTCTTATGAAAAATATTATAGGCTCATAAAAATTCAGAATGGAAACCGAAAATGA
- a CDS encoding glycosyltransferase family 2 protein, whose translation MKISGLVITYNEEKHIGKCIDALYKVCDEVIIIDSLSADNTVQIAESKGAKVISQAFLGDGPQRIFGLDYCKNDWILNLDADEILATDAEEFILSGKYEKDDYDVYAFRLYNYMDDKLINFSGWYPDRTSRFFNKKTASPSKDMVHQKVSGLKKIESNVHIHHYAWKDLNQFIAKKNLYSTWAAQQLYDDGIRVSGYKPMLNGSVAFIRCYFFKKGFLNGLDGLTISMVQAFFSYLKYAKLIKLQIKNKK comes from the coding sequence ATGAAAATTAGTGGATTGGTGATAACCTATAATGAAGAAAAGCATATAGGAAAATGTATTGATGCTCTCTATAAAGTGTGCGATGAGGTAATCATAATTGATTCACTAAGTGCTGATAATACCGTCCAGATAGCCGAAAGTAAAGGAGCCAAAGTTATTTCGCAAGCTTTTTTGGGCGATGGTCCCCAAAGAATTTTTGGACTTGATTATTGTAAAAATGATTGGATTCTAAACCTAGATGCCGACGAGATTTTGGCAACAGACGCCGAGGAATTTATTTTGTCAGGAAAATATGAAAAGGATGATTATGATGTCTATGCTTTCCGATTGTATAATTATATGGATGATAAACTAATCAATTTTTCTGGTTGGTATCCTGATAGAACGTCGCGTTTTTTTAATAAAAAAACAGCATCTCCATCAAAAGATATGGTGCATCAAAAAGTTTCCGGACTTAAGAAAATAGAGTCAAATGTTCATATTCATCATTATGCATGGAAAGATTTGAATCAATTTATTGCCAAGAAGAATTTGTACTCTACATGGGCTGCACAACAACTTTATGACGACGGTATCAGGGTTTCGGGTTATAAACCGATGCTTAATGGATCAGTTGCATTTATACGATGTTATTTTTTCAAAAAAGGTTTTCTCAATGGACTTGACGGGTTGACCATTTCGATGGTTCAGGCTTTCTTTTCCTATTTAAAATATGCTAAACTTATTAAACTCCAGATTAAAAATAAAAAATAA